The segment ataataatgattTCATAATCTCTATTTAAACCTATATAACTTTTCAATAACATGGAATTAACAACTACCACTCAATAGTTTTAACTTATGATACTTAATGGTACTTATGACACTAattgattaaaatttatatatatatatatatatatatatatatatatatatatatatatatatatatatatatatataattcacaaTGGTAGATTTTTATTAGAATGGTTTAAAGAGTTGTGTAAGTGGTTGAGAGGTGGATTAGAAActccataaaaaaaatattgatggAGAGCATAAGTAATAAGCAAGAGGAAGATGATGATGAGAAGGAAATATGAAAGTTTATGGTAAGAAATCTTGCTTCATTTTCTTCTTTATTATTATCCAAATTTGTATCGTGTAATTATGATTTTGGTTGGaatgaaaaatattatatatgaaGATTCTCTAATCATTGCCTATAGATTCACATGAGCAACAAGACTACTTCACAACGATATAAATACAAGAATGGATACAACTAGCGTAATTCATACTTCATGATTTTAAGAGTTTAATGGTTCAATTTATTTTAAAGTTTTGCATTTTCTTTTCATGTAAGTTATAATCATGTTCAGCGGGGTCCCAAAAAAAAGTTATGCAACTAACCGTCTAAAGTCTAAACCCAACAATCCATGTCGTATAAATTGTGATGGAGTTTGCATGATGGTGTAGGTTAATGTTTATTCCACTTCAAGTTGTATAACTAGACTTTTAATAAGATTCACTAGGTGTGCTTTCCAGGGTGACGTAATGGAGTGCATGTTGGCATTTAATTTTATAAGTTTTCATGTTGTGTCGGATGTTCATAATTGCTAACATGGAAATGGTCTTATAGATGAGTTATATAGTTGATAAAgcttattaaaattgattttgttaTATTCCATAAAAATGGTAAATTTGAATCGTTGATATATCATTacaattattatttgattataaaTTGTTTAATCATTCATTGATCTTTTTAAACGAGACATTTATGATTTAACTGTAAGGTAATTAAAAGTGAAATAAGATTTAGCCATTGCAATTTACACCTCTAATTTTATATTATGTTAATGAAAAACACAATGACACGAGACTCTCACAAAATACAAATCGTTTAattgttttataacttatgttGTCTAATAACATATGAGAGCTAAAActtatttttggttttataattattattaatctGGTTAAAATCTATTACAAAATATTTTGACATAAATTATAGACatcttttatttataattttaactTTTCCTTTAACTCATTGTATTTACGTTATCAATAATTTACATGGTTAATTATTTtccatatgttgtaatattcaaTCAATTTATTCTGTAATAAAAAATTAGAACCCCAATATCAACAATTTTAAGAGCGGTTTTGAAATATTAAAAACCGACATAATATGTTTCAGAATCGGTTTCAATATTCTAGGGTCATAGGTTCCAATTTTAATAggcatatatataaaaaaaaatgatcaaaaaccataaataaaattataaatttcaacatattttaACCATATATTTGTTTTGTTGCATAACACACGAGAATACATCTAGTTATATATAAAGTTGAATAACAAGAGTCAGCATAATAGTTGCTATTACAcaaactttattttattattaaactaTATTTTTCATCATAAACAAAACTTGAAGCTTTTACCTGGACTCTTTCGATTAACACATAATATTTGTTATAAGTGATTCATGCTTCATACACAACTTATATTTTACATAATTAATAAAGTACATCTCTTTTAATTCATAATCATCTCTCCGATACAAATAGTTGTTATGTTGGAATCGTGACATTATGTTTTCGTTATTTTTTGGATAATTCATTTCATTTAGACATAGATATTAGTTATTACTTATCACCTGGAATTTCAATTTCACAAATTTGCTACTCTAGTTTTGAACTTCACACATTGGCCACATGATCACTAGGCTTCATTTTCAAATCACAACCTATAGGCAGTAGGCACAAAGCAATCTTTGACCAACAGGAGATTCCTATTACCCACAAATTTctatttttaattaaacattttagttGTACGTACGGCATCATAAGCTGTACTTGTACCTCTTCGGAAGAAGTTACATTCTAAGTCTGCCATGCTAGTCGTATTAATTTGAATGACAAAGCTCTCTTGTTAGAATTAGTTACTGGTATCAGTGATATATGATGTGTATATATGTTCTCCTCGAATAAGCTTATAAGCATGCTTTTAAAGCTGTAAATATGAACAGAATGCATCTTCCAACGgtcaaaactctctctctctctctctctctctctctctctctctctctctctctctctctctctctctctctctctctctctctctctctctctctctctctctctctctctctctctctctctctctctctctctctctctctctcaaacccTATATATAAATCTAAAACCCTACAAACACCATTAATTCATTTCCAACCCTAAACCCACATTTATCtgtctcactttctctctctaaaactgcTACTTTTCTTGAAGGAAAAATGAAGGTGACACACCCACAATCATCAAGTGTTGTAATGGAAAGAACCACCGGAGTTACGACAGTCTCAGCGGCGGCGTCAAAGATGGAGACGGTTTACGAGAGGGTGCACCACCTGGCCAATGGTAACGCAGTGGTGTTGTTTTCAGTGAGCGGCTGCTGCATGGGCCATGTAGCGAAGCAGCTTCTTCTTGGCCTGGGCGTCGGCCCTACGGTGGTGGAACTGGACAGAGAAACGGCGGGACTGGAGATTCATGCCTTACTCTACCGCCTTGCGGCGGGGAACGACCAGCAGCAGCCGATTCCGGCCATCTTCGTTGGTGGGAAGTTTCTTGGAGGAATTGAAACCCTCATTGCTTGCCATATCAATGGCACCCTTGTTCCTCTTCTCAAGGACGCTGGTGCTCTTTGGCTTTAAAATCATGGATATGGGATGATTATATGCATGGTGATCAGGCATATTAATTGGAAGTCATCTAACTTTAGTTGATAACACTAATAATACTTATATGAAATGTATGAGAATATATTAGTAATTCTAGAGAAACATGTCGATTAGAAGTTAAATACATAAGTTTATGTAAGGTAAACTTTGAGTTTATTGTATGAAGGAAACTTGCTTTAATTTGTTATCTTATATGAGGATATTAATCTATATATATTATTCGAAAGATgtttataattataaatttaagTTATCATTTTGGTCAAATATAATTTGATGAGACGAGAATTGCATGATATTATGGTGATTAAGTTGATAGGGGTATTGGAGACAGTAAAGACATGCAATGCAGGATGTAGCACTGGATGAGGTACAATATTTGCAGCTTGTGGTACTTACCATTGATCAAATCCTCTAAATTATATTGGGATCAAAGCGTTATACCCATGCATTGTGGTGTGTCTACATTTTGTACTTTGAGAGATatgtattaaatattaaatattaaaaagagTTATATAATAATACTATTAAACAGAATGATATTAACACTGTAAAAAAGTTCTCATGTAATTTCCCAACACCATATTAACAATGTAAAAAGTTCTTATGTACTTTCCCAACACCATACTGTGTTATCTTTTCTTTTTTATAAAGTTTTTGGACATTGAAGAAAGCGAATagcactaattaaataattaattttttgatttGTTCATAAGTaggtaattgttttttttttatacatttagGTAACAAATTTTTTGTAACTGTTCACATATGACAATTATGACCTGTTGTAACAGGTTTTATCCGATTACAGTATGTCATAATGGTTATATGTGAACATTTTCAATAAGTTCGTTACCTATATGTGTAAAAAAAATAGTAactcaaatatgaacaaaacaaaaagtaaaagtaaattacacaaatggtccctatggtttggaagAATTTGTACGTTTGAtccttaatttatttttttaattcgaaTGGTTCCtactgtttatttattttttatttttttgcgcTTGGTTCCtgttttacctaaaaagactattgtgcccttattaatttaatttttttaattaattttcttattcatgtattttgttatattttttaaaaaactaatagacctcacatatttgtatctcctcaTCATCTCATCGCTCATCATCCTCAACTTGTATTTCTCTTTCATCTTTAATGATGTCGACGTCTTCACCATCCATTCTTTTTCGGTCCTTCAACTCCAGCAAACCAACACTACAATCCATTAAAGTGAAGAGACAGTGGGTTATGGTGTTTGTTCGCCAGAGTTGAAGGACCAAAAAAAAGGATGGTGAAGACTTTCATGTCACTAAAGATGGAAAGAAAATAGAAGTTGAAGAGGATGAGAGATGGGATGGTGACCGGTGGGACCTAAattaaaatttctcaaatgtAGTTTCAGGTTTACGGTGAGGAGATACAGATATGTGAGGTCTATTAATTTtcttaaacatataaaaacaaatatataaataagaaaattaattaaaaaataaattaataagggcacaatagtctttttaggtaagacagagactaagtgcacaacaaaaataaacagtaaggACCATCCGAGttcaaaaaaataagttagagactaaACCTACGAAttcccccaaaccatagggaccattcgtataatttactcttacttttggttttgttcatatttaggtaatttttttttatacacatttaggtaacgaacttgttgaaagtgtTTACATATAACCATTATGACCTGTTGTAGTTAGATGTAACATGTACAGcatgtcataatggtcatatg is part of the Lactuca sativa cultivar Salinas chromosome 7, Lsat_Salinas_v11, whole genome shotgun sequence genome and harbors:
- the LOC111880853 gene encoding glutaredoxin-C9 → MKVTHPQSSSVVMERTTGVTTVSAAASKMETVYERVHHLANGNAVVLFSVSGCCMGHVAKQLLLGLGVGPTVVELDRETAGLEIHALLYRLAAGNDQQQPIPAIFVGGKFLGGIETLIACHINGTLVPLLKDAGALWL